In the Oryzias latipes chromosome 23, ASM223467v1 genome, one interval contains:
- the LOC101168509 gene encoding rab GDP dissociation inhibitor beta: MNEEYDVIVLGTGLTECILSGIMSVKGKRVLHMDRNSYYGAESASITPLEDLYKRFNIPGNPPDSMGKGRDWNVDLIPKFLMANGQLVRMLLITQVTRYLDFKVIEGSYVYKGGKIHKVPSTETEALASSLMGLFEKRRFRKFLIFVSNFDENDPKTMEDVDPQKTTMRAIFQKFSLGQEVMDFTGHSLALYRTDDYLDQPCIQTINRIKLYSESLARYGKSPYLYPLYGLGELPQGFARLSAIYGGTYMLNKPIEEIVIEKGKVVGVKSEGEIARCKQLICDPSYVMDRVRKVGQVIRVICIMNHPIANTGDINSCQIIIPQNQVNRKHDIYVCMISFAHNVAAQGKYIAIASTTVETGNPEKEIKPALDLLEPIEQKFVSISDQYEPTDAGTDSQIFISRTYDATTHFETTCDDIKDIYRRMTGSDFNFAEMERGKQDIFGDAAE, encoded by the exons ATGAATGAAGAATATGACGTTATTGTGCTCGGCACCGGGCTGACG GAATGCATCCTGTCAGGCATCATGTCAGTGAAGGGGAAAAGGGTTTTGCACATGGACCGCAACTCCTACTACGGAGCTGAGAGTGCTTCCATCACACCCCTTGAAGAT CTTTACAAGCGCTTCAACATTCCTGGCAACCCGCCAGATTCAATGGGAAAAGGCCGGGATTGGAACGTGGACCTCATCCCCAAGTTCCTGATGGCTAACG GTCAGCTGGTCCGCATGCTGCTGATCACACAGGTGACCCGCTACCTGGATTTTAAAGTGATTGAAGGAAGTTATGTGTACAAGGGAGGAAAAATCCATAAAGTCCCCTCCACTGAGACGGAGGCCCTAGCGTCTA GCCTCATGGGACTGTTTGAGAAGCGGCGCTTCAGAAAGTTCTTGATCTTTGTTTCCAACTTCGACGAAAATGACCCAAAAACCATGGAAGACGTCGATCCTCAAAAGACAACAATGCGGGCCATCTTCCAGAAGTTCAGCCTTGGGCAGGAGGTCATGGACTTCACGGGTCACTCCCTGGCGCTCTACCGCACAGATGA TTACCTGGATCAACCTTGCATTCAAACAATTAACAGAATAAAGCTTTACAGCGAGTCTTTGGCCAGGTACGGCAAGAGCCCATACCTCTACCCTCTGTATGGTCTGGGAGAACTTCCTCAAGGCTTTGCCAG aCTCAGTGCCATCTACGGAGGGACGTACATGCTTAACAAACCCATAGAAGAGATCGTGATTGAGAAGGGGAAGGTGGTGGGAGTCAAGTCAGAGGGAGAG ATTGCAAGGTGCAAGCAGCTGATCTGTGACCCCAGCTATGTAATGGATCGTGTGAGGAAAGTGGGTCAGGTGATCAGGGTCATTTGCATCATGAACCACCCTATTGCCAACACGGGTGATATCAACTCCTGCCAGATCATCATTCCCCAAAATCAGGTCAACAGGAAGCATG ACATCTACGTTTGTATGATCTCCTTTGCTCACAATGTGGCTGCACAGGGTAAATACATTGCTATTGCCAGCACCACAGTGGAAACGGGCAACCCAGAGAAGGAGATCAAGCCGGCTCTGGACCTGCTGGAGCCCATCGAGCAGAAGTTTGTCAGCATCAGCGACCAGTATGAACCCACTGACGCAGGCACCGACAGTCAG ATTTTCATCTCCCGTACCTACGATGCAACGACTCACTTTGAGACGACCTGCGATGACATCAAAGATATCTACCGGAGGATGACCGGCTCAGACTTTAACTTTGCGGAGATGGAGCGCGGGAAGCAGGACATCTTCGGCGATGCTGCAGAGTAG
- the ankrd16 gene encoding ankyrin repeat domain-containing protein 16, with protein sequence MSSLPQEASMDSDHIKVLVKLVTEGRLGSVQEVVTSGGSEAAHMVCSKHLGRSGDTLLHYAARHGHLDIVKYIITQLGSDVDVCNNDYKTPLHEAASMGHKECVRYLLREGAMVDSLKKADWTPLMMACTRKNLDVIQELLDHSANPALRNKDGWNAFHIACREGDPQVVEHLLLVFPDIWRTESKTRRTPLHTAAMHGCEAVVRVLLDRCSYTPDSKDSCGVTPFMDAVRHGHVSVARLLLENHQASPVAADILGAQPVHQVAVTGQEEALRFLVGDLKVEVNQRATDIQITALHYAAKEGHSSIIKTLVELGADLHVRDKKGRTALHMACIGQHAETVRMLLLLGLKDSQDASGTMAQQLAKKPGVVQAFECVSLKGS encoded by the exons ATGTCCAGTCTTCCACAAGAAGCCAGCATGGACAGCGATCATATCAAGGTGTTGGTGAAGCTCGTCACCGAGGGCCGGCTGGGCTCTGTGCAGGAAGTGGTGACTTCAGGCGGTTCCGAGGCGGCTCACATGGTCTGTAGCAAACACCTCGGCCGCTCTGGAGACACTCTGCTGCACTATGCCGCCAGACACGGACATTTGGACATTGTAAAGTACATCATAACGCAACTGGGTTCGGATGTGGACGTGTGCAACAACGACTATAAGACGCCGCTCCACGAAGCTGCTTCAATGGGGCACAAAGAATGTGTCCGATACCTGCTCCGGGAGGGAGCCATGGTGGACAGCTTAAAAAAAGCTGACTG GACTCCTCTCATGATGGCATGCACTCGTAAAAACCTAGATGTTATTCAGGAACTGCTGGATCATAGTGCCAACCCTGCGCTGAGGAACAAGGATGGGTGGAATGCCTTCCACATTGCCTGTAGGGAGGGAGATCCTCAAGTTGTGGAGCATCTGCTTCTTGTTTTTCCTGACATATGGAGGACAGAGAGTAAGACACGCAGAACGCCACTGCACACTGCAG CAATGCATGGCTGTGAAGCCGTCGTAAGGGTTTTGTTGGATAG GTGCAGCTACACCCCAGACAGCAAAGACAGCTGTGGAGTCACTCCCTTCATGGATGCCGTTCGGCATGGTCACGTCTCCGTGGCAAGACTGCTTCTGGAGAACCACCAG GCATCACCGGTGGCAGCTGATATACTTGGGGCTCAGCCAGTGCACCAGGTTGCTGTAACGGGACAGGAAGAGGCACTCCGTTTTCTGGTGGGGGACCTCAAAGTGGAGGTGAATCAGAGGGCAACTGACATCCAGATCACTGCACTGCATTATGCCGCTAAG GAGGGTCACTCATCCATCATTAAGACCCTGGTGGAGCTGGGGGCAGACCTTCATGTTCGAGACAAAAAGGGACGAACTG CTCTTCATATGGCTTGCATCGGGCAGCATGCAGAGACGGTCAGGATGCTGCTACTGCTTGGTCTGAAAGATTCCCAGGATGCCTCTGGAACAATGGCACAACAGCTCGCCAAAAAACCTGGCGTTGTGCAAGCTTTTGAATGTGTCTCACTAAAAGGATCCTAG